DNA from Desulfarculus baarsii DSM 2075:
GGAATCTTCCGCAACGCGGCCTCCTTGTGGCATTATAAACCGGTTGTAAACGGATTCCCAGGGGTTGGACTTGAAACTGTCTTACCAGAAAATGCAGGCGCTCCTGGTCGAGGGCAACAAAATGGCCCTCGACACCCTCGAAGGCTATCTGGAGCCGTTCAAGTTTTACCGGGTCTGGACGGCCGTGGGCGTGGATGAAGCCATGCTCGCCATCAAGGATCGGCCCATCGACATCATCATCACCGGTTGGAAGATGCAGCCCATCAGCGGCCTGCAACTGGTGGAGATGGCCCGCCGCCGGCCCGAACTCAAGGACGCGCCCATCCTGCTGGTGGCCGACCGCCGCGACAAGCACTTGGAGAAAATCGGCAAGGATTCCGGGGCCACGGCGGTCATCGGCCACCCCATCACCGCCAAGGACGTCCAGCGGGTGGTGGACGAGATGCTCTCCAAGCGGATCGACCCCCAGCACGAGCAGTTCCTGGCCCACATGGAGGCGGCCCGTCAGGCCGAACGCCGCAAAAAATCCGCCGAAGCCATCGAGGCCTATCGTCAGGCCCTGGAACTGTTCGAGGACGAAACGGCCATGATGGCCCTGGCCCGCCTGCTGCGGCGGGCCGGCGACGAAGACGGCGCCACGAAGTTGCTCTTCGCCACGCTGCGGGCCAACCCCGACGCCCTCAAGGCCTACCTGGAACTGGCCATGATCTATCGCGGCCAGAGCCGCCTGGAAGACGCCCTCAAGGTGATGCAGGCCGCCCTGGGCGCGGCCGAACGCCTCAAACACGGCGGGCTGACCAAGGCCAGCCTCTATTACTACATGGGCGAAATCGAGTTGCAGCTCAAGCATCTGCAAAAGGCCCTGGGCCACTTCGACCTGGCCATGGGCGAACTGCCCGACGACGTGGAAATGGCCAGCAACATCGGCGACGCCCTGGCCGGCCAGGGCCACTACGCCGAGTCCGAGCAGTATTACCAAAAGGCCCTGGAGCTCGACCCCAGCCTGGCCCACGTCTACAACCGCCTGGGCATCGCCCACCGCCGCCAGGGCAAGCACGACATGGCCCTGAACCTCTACCGCAAGGCCCTGGCCTTCCACCCCAACGACGAACACCTGCTCTACAACATGGCCCGGGTGCACTGGGAGTTGGCTGAATACCAACTGGCCTCCGAGGTGCTGACCAAGGCCCTGGAGATCAACCCCGAGTTGGTCGAGGCCCAGCGCCTGCTGGGCGCGGCCTTGCACAGGATGGGCTTCCAGGTCACCGCCGACGGCGCTCCCCCCGAGCCCGGCGACGACTGAAGCGCCCCCGCCAGCCTGCACGCCATCGGTTGCCCCCTGTCATCGCGAATCATTCGGTGCTAATCTGAGCATGCGGCCCGGCCCGCGCGATGGGCGCGCGATGGCTTGGCGCATGGGAGCAGAGGGGCCATGGCCCCGCTTGTGACGGAGTGACGACATGAACGCGTCAGCGAAACGCGGCTATTGGGCCGC
Protein-coding regions in this window:
- a CDS encoding response regulator, which encodes MKLSYQKMQALLVEGNKMALDTLEGYLEPFKFYRVWTAVGVDEAMLAIKDRPIDIIITGWKMQPISGLQLVEMARRRPELKDAPILLVADRRDKHLEKIGKDSGATAVIGHPITAKDVQRVVDEMLSKRIDPQHEQFLAHMEAARQAERRKKSAEAIEAYRQALELFEDETAMMALARLLRRAGDEDGATKLLFATLRANPDALKAYLELAMIYRGQSRLEDALKVMQAALGAAERLKHGGLTKASLYYYMGEIELQLKHLQKALGHFDLAMGELPDDVEMASNIGDALAGQGHYAESEQYYQKALELDPSLAHVYNRLGIAHRRQGKHDMALNLYRKALAFHPNDEHLLYNMARVHWELAEYQLASEVLTKALEINPELVEAQRLLGAALHRMGFQVTADGAPPEPGDD